In the Acetobacterium sp. KB-1 genome, TCTCTCTAAATGCTTCTTTTTTCTTGGTCATACTCAATTTTCTGCTCCTTATACTTAATTTTCCTTAAGTTACCAAAATATTATAGCATAAATCTTTATGTTAATGCATTTCAAAATTCTTTTGCCTTGCATAATTCCAATCTTCGTTTATAATAGATTTACTTAAGTAAATTAACTATTATGTTAGTTAATTATTACTTTAATTAATCATTAATCTACGAAAGGAGTACGCATTGAATACAACTGGACACGAACTGTTTCACGCTTTTCACCGCATAAAAAAGTCAAGTATGGGTCGCATTCATAAATGTCTGATGAAAGACCTTAAACCCCATGAATTTTTTATGTTAAAAACCCTTAAAACAATGTATGACGAGGAGCAAAAAGACGCTCAGTTAAACAATCTCACGTTGGCTCCCGGCGTGAAAATTTCTCAGCTCAGCCGAGAAACCGCAATTTCGATGCCTGGCGTTTCTCAAACGATTTCAACTTTGGAAAAGCTTGGCTATGTAGAACGGATTGCCTCAAGTAAGGATCGCCGCCTGGTTTACGTTAAGCTTACCGATACCGGCCGACAACTCGAAGACGATGTTTCAAAGTCATGCTTCCAAATCTATGATGAAGCAGCAACCACGCTGGGTGAAGAAGATACCCAGTCCCTTGTTCTTTTACTCGACAAATTAGCGGTCGCCTTTGATCAGATCGATCAGCAACAAGGCGACTTGAAAGAAAATGCAGAAAGGAAAACAACATGATCAAGCTTTCACGCTATTTAAAACCCTATCTCGGGGTCCTTTTCATTACCCTGGCACTGCTTTTTGTGCAAGCGATATCCGACCTGAACCTGCCAAACTTCATGTCGGATATTGTCAATGTGGGCATCCAGCAAAACGGGATTGAACACGCAACGCCGGAAGCTATCAGCGAAGATGGCTATGCCTTAATGACGACCTTTATGACCACTGCAGAAAAGCAGACGGTGTCAGATAACTACCTGCTGATGAGCCCGGATGACGCTACTAATCCAGACTATGGCGCCACCGTCGAGAAATTCCCGACACTGAAAACCCAAAGTATTTATGTCCTTACAAATCCCAATGCGGAAACTTTCAAAACGCTGGATCCCATCTTTGGAACAGCCACCTGGACATTTATCAATGCCATGCGTTCAATGGATACCAGCGCCGCCGATGCCAGCGCCGCCGAAAGCGCGACCGATCTGGATTTAGACCAGCTTTATCAGGCCTTGCCGATGCTCACACAATTGCCCCCGGACACCTTTGACAAAGCCCGCGAACAGGCTGCCCAAACTCCTGAATCGATGCAAATTCAAACCGCTGTCCAATTCACCACCCAATTCTATAACGAACTTGGGGTGGATGTCGGTGCCATTCAAACTTTCTATATTTTAAAAATTGGCGCGATGATGCTACTGCTTTCTTTGATCAGCATTTTAGCCGCCATTGCGGTGGGCTTTTTTTCAGCCCGAATTGCGGCTGGGGTTTCCCAAAGTCTCCGCCGGGATGTCTTCAAGAAGGTCCAGTGTTTTTCTAATACCGAGTTTGATAAGTTCTCGACAGCATCACTGATCACCCGAAACACCAATGATATCACCCAAATCCAGACCATTCTGATTATGGGCATTCGAATTCTCTGCTATTCACCAATTCTGGCCATTGGCGGGATTATTATGGCCCTACGCCGAACCACCTCCATGGGTTGGATTATCGTTGTGGCGGTTTTAGCGATTATGATGATTATTGGTGTCGTATTTACCATTGCCATGCCTCGCTTTAAACTAATCCAGAAACTGGTGGATAAACTAAACCTCGTCACCCGGGAGAGCCTGACCGGCTTGATGGTGGTGCGGGCTTTTGGCAACCAGAACTTTGAAGAAAATCGTTTTGATTCGGTAAACAAAGAAACGACCGCTAATAATCTTTTTGTAAACCGAGCGATGGTCTTTATGATGCCAACCATGATGTTTATCATGAATGGCGTCACACTGCTAGTGGTTTGGGTCGGTGCTCATCAAATCGCCGATTCAGCCATGCAGGTTGGTGATATGATGGCCTTTATGCAATATACCATGCAGATTATTTTCTCCTTCCTGATGATGTCGATGATGTTTATTATGATTCCCCGGGCTGCCGTTTCCGGCGATCGTATTCAGGAAGTACTGGCCGTTAAACCGAATATTGTCGATCCCGCCGAACCAAAAAAACTACCAATGAACGAGCAAACCACCCTGGTCTTTGACCATGTCTCCTTCCGCTATGAAGGAGCTGAGGAAGATGTCCTTCATGATATCAACTTTGTGGCCAATCCGGGCGAAACAACCGCCTTTATTGGTTCCACCGGTTCAGGTAAATCAACCCTGATTAACCTGATTCCCCGGTTTTTCGATGTCACCTCGGGTACTGTTAAAATCGATGACATCGATATCCGCGAGGTCACCCAACACGATCTGCGCGAAAAAATTGGTTACATTCCCCAAAAAGGGGTGTTATTTTCCGGCACTGTGGCCTCCAATCTTAAATATGGCGATCAACTTGCCAACGAAGAAGATTTAGCTATTGCTGCTCAGGTTGCTCAGGCTACCGAGTTTATTAAAAGCAGTCCCGACGGCTTTGAGCGGGAAATCGCCCAAGGCGGCAGCAATGTCTCTGGCGAACAAAAACAGCGACTATCGATTGCCCGGGCGCTGGTACGAAAACCGGATATCTATATTTTTGACGACAGCTTTTCCGCGCTGGACTACAAAACCGATATTACTCTGCGACGGGCTTTAAAAGAATACACCGGTAACAGTACCGTACTCATTGTCGCCCAACGAATTAACACCATTATGCATGCCGAGAAAATCATCGTTCTGGATCACGGCCGGGTGGTTGGCAAAGGAACCCACAATGAACTATTAAAAACCTGTACCACCTATCAGGAAATAGCATCCTCACAATTATCAGAGGAGGAACTAAACATATGAGCAATCAAAAAAATATTAAAACACCAAAACGTGGCAACATGGGCGGTGGCGGAATGGGTCGGGGTCCAGGTGGTCCCGCCGGCATGATACCCGGTGAGAAGCCCAAAGATTTCAAGGGCAGCCTTAAAAAACTGACCCGCTACCTATCCGCCTATAAAATCAGTCTCTTCTTTGTGCTGATCTTTGCGATTGCTTCCACCATCTTTATGATTGTCGGCCCCAAAATACTGGGAAACGCCACCACGGCGATCTTTGAAGGTGTCATGAATCTGATTGCCGATAATGGCAAAGGCATTGATTTTA is a window encoding:
- a CDS encoding MarR family winged helix-turn-helix transcriptional regulator → MNTTGHELFHAFHRIKKSSMGRIHKCLMKDLKPHEFFMLKTLKTMYDEEQKDAQLNNLTLAPGVKISQLSRETAISMPGVSQTISTLEKLGYVERIASSKDRRLVYVKLTDTGRQLEDDVSKSCFQIYDEAATTLGEEDTQSLVLLLDKLAVAFDQIDQQQGDLKENAERKTT
- a CDS encoding ABC transporter ATP-binding protein, which codes for MIKLSRYLKPYLGVLFITLALLFVQAISDLNLPNFMSDIVNVGIQQNGIEHATPEAISEDGYALMTTFMTTAEKQTVSDNYLLMSPDDATNPDYGATVEKFPTLKTQSIYVLTNPNAETFKTLDPIFGTATWTFINAMRSMDTSAADASAAESATDLDLDQLYQALPMLTQLPPDTFDKAREQAAQTPESMQIQTAVQFTTQFYNELGVDVGAIQTFYILKIGAMMLLLSLISILAAIAVGFFSARIAAGVSQSLRRDVFKKVQCFSNTEFDKFSTASLITRNTNDITQIQTILIMGIRILCYSPILAIGGIIMALRRTTSMGWIIVVAVLAIMMIIGVVFTIAMPRFKLIQKLVDKLNLVTRESLTGLMVVRAFGNQNFEENRFDSVNKETTANNLFVNRAMVFMMPTMMFIMNGVTLLVVWVGAHQIADSAMQVGDMMAFMQYTMQIIFSFLMMSMMFIMIPRAAVSGDRIQEVLAVKPNIVDPAEPKKLPMNEQTTLVFDHVSFRYEGAEEDVLHDINFVANPGETTAFIGSTGSGKSTLINLIPRFFDVTSGTVKIDDIDIREVTQHDLREKIGYIPQKGVLFSGTVASNLKYGDQLANEEDLAIAAQVAQATEFIKSSPDGFEREIAQGGSNVSGEQKQRLSIARALVRKPDIYIFDDSFSALDYKTDITLRRALKEYTGNSTVLIVAQRINTIMHAEKIIVLDHGRVVGKGTHNELLKTCTTYQEIASSQLSEEELNI